In a single window of the Fibrobacter sp. genome:
- a CDS encoding DUF2380 domain-containing protein yields MPKRILTAVMLLCFLTAVVSAQEAGVTQKTNFAVVNLKPGSGVTGGECELITDRLRTEMFNTGKVNVMERSEMQEILKEQGFQHSGVCTDDACLVEMGQMLGVQTLVIGSLGKLGSMFMINVRAIDVQTAKIVKVVSVDIKGDIEELVDHLPDIARQLVSSKDSLAPAAVPEEEVTPEPPQDSAADTVREEVVVIEKPVEQKKDEAKSVGINERAEKNRNRSGIGIHFEVYGQVRHIVDGEFSDSIILLVPVDGEEYYDRFGKDVYTDYFPATKFMLNFKIKAGPYFNVFVGPTFMFAHEEYSRSGYLDYEWVERDLNIYYYVPSVHTGFAFVKRWFPLKLNIGINLDFCMPITHYTYVLEGDYPYVDEYATDFDFWTSLGFKGGIEIMAGKHVGFNLDILFNWLRYSTEFDFDEFDFGLASEDSLDQEILFPALGVGFGINFYY; encoded by the coding sequence ATGCCAAAAAGAATTCTGACTGCTGTTATGCTTCTGTGCTTTCTCACTGCGGTCGTTTCTGCTCAGGAGGCGGGTGTTACCCAAAAGACCAATTTTGCAGTTGTTAACCTGAAACCAGGATCTGGCGTCACTGGTGGAGAGTGTGAACTGATCACTGACCGGCTGAGGACCGAGATGTTCAATACAGGAAAAGTGAATGTTATGGAACGTTCAGAAATGCAGGAAATCCTTAAAGAGCAGGGGTTTCAGCATTCAGGCGTCTGCACTGATGATGCCTGTCTTGTGGAAATGGGGCAGATGCTTGGAGTACAGACACTTGTCATCGGGTCGCTCGGTAAACTGGGATCGATGTTTATGATCAATGTCAGGGCTATCGATGTGCAGACAGCAAAGATTGTAAAAGTGGTATCGGTTGATATCAAGGGTGATATCGAGGAGCTTGTCGATCATCTGCCGGATATCGCAAGACAGCTTGTGTCATCTAAAGATTCTCTTGCCCCTGCTGCAGTTCCCGAAGAGGAAGTTACACCTGAACCACCACAGGATAGTGCTGCCGATACAGTGAGGGAAGAAGTCGTTGTGATTGAGAAACCTGTGGAACAGAAAAAGGATGAGGCCAAAAGTGTCGGGATAAACGAGAGAGCGGAAAAGAACCGTAACAGAAGTGGCATAGGGATTCACTTTGAGGTATACGGACAAGTGAGACACATTGTTGATGGCGAATTCAGCGACAGCATTATTCTGCTTGTTCCTGTTGACGGTGAAGAGTATTATGATCGATTCGGCAAAGATGTATATACAGATTATTTTCCTGCGACTAAATTCATGTTGAATTTCAAGATAAAGGCGGGACCGTATTTCAATGTTTTTGTGGGGCCGACTTTCATGTTCGCACATGAGGAATACAGCCGTTCCGGATACCTGGACTATGAATGGGTTGAGAGGGATTTGAATATCTATTATTACGTGCCATCTGTTCACACCGGATTTGCCTTTGTAAAAAGATGGTTTCCACTTAAGCTCAATATTGGGATAAATTTGGATTTTTGCATGCCGATAACTCACTATACCTATGTATTAGAAGGGGATTACCCCTATGTGGATGAGTATGCGACCGATTTCGACTTCTGGACCAGTTTAGGTTTCAAGGGTGGAATCGAAATTATGGCTGGTAAACATGTAGGGTTCAATCTTGATATCCTGTTTAATTGGTTGAGGTATTCAACTGAATTTGATTTTGATGAGTTCGATTTCGGTTTGGCTTCCGAAGATTCGCTTGACCAGGAGATACTGTTCCCTGCCCTGGGAGTCGGGTTCGGAATCAATTTCTATTATTGA
- a CDS encoding glutaminyl-peptide cyclotransferase, with the protein MPSISVKTVKPSIVKIYPHDPSAFTQGLLWREGRLYESTGLYGQSSIRILDTVGTILKSRKVPGAFAEGCAFFEDVLYQLTWREQVCILYDPSLRVAGNLPYTGEGWGLTSDSSHLIMSNGSDTLYFRNPDMSIVRKVAVKKDGVPVKDLNELEYVTGKVLANVWHSDFIFEISPSDGQVTKLIDCRELVAIENPTSEESVLNGIAFVKSSGLFYITGKNWKKLFLVKIP; encoded by the coding sequence TTGCCTTCAATATCTGTAAAAACTGTAAAGCCGTCCATAGTCAAAATATACCCTCATGATCCTTCAGCATTTACTCAGGGGTTGCTCTGGAGAGAGGGGAGACTTTATGAAAGTACGGGTCTGTACGGCCAGTCAAGCATAAGGATTCTGGATACTGTCGGAACTATTCTTAAGTCAAGAAAAGTTCCAGGCGCTTTTGCGGAAGGGTGTGCGTTTTTCGAGGATGTGCTCTACCAGTTGACATGGCGGGAACAGGTCTGCATCCTCTATGATCCCTCACTCCGGGTTGCCGGGAATCTTCCCTATACCGGGGAGGGGTGGGGTCTGACATCGGACTCCTCGCATCTTATAATGAGTAATGGCTCCGATACACTTTATTTCCGTAATCCTGATATGAGTATAGTCAGGAAAGTAGCTGTAAAGAAAGACGGGGTTCCGGTGAAGGATCTCAATGAGCTGGAGTATGTAACCGGGAAAGTACTGGCGAACGTCTGGCACAGCGATTTTATCTTCGAGATTTCTCCGTCTGACGGACAAGTTACAAAACTAATCGACTGCAGAGAGCTTGTGGCTATAGAGAATCCTACCTCGGAGGAAAGTGTACTCAACGGGATAGCATTTGTTAAATCATCAGGGCTGTTCTATATCACAGGTAAGAACTGGAAAAAACTCTTCCTTGTGAAAATTCCCTGA
- the hydE gene encoding [FeFe] hydrogenase H-cluster radical SAM maturase HydE produces MDNFISLLEQENLSINQIVRILSCSTDEDIEALRFQAEKVTFKTVSPAVYFRGLIELSNICSLDCYYCGIRRSNRNIRRYTLSRDEVLQAAMECIEMGYGSIVLQSGERTDDAFVDYIVDLICAIKTLSRSERLPEGLAITLSIGEQSEKDLKRFFKAGAHRYLLRIETSDPDLFARIHPVDQSFEKRLSCLRSLREIGFMVGTGVMIGLPGQTLEMLARDILFFRDEKVDMIGMGPYIVQPDTPLANTHVFTKEFLFRLSLNMIAVTRLICPAVNIASTTALETLHPEGRLMGIAHGANVVMPCHTPLSKSCDYNLYKGKSRLNRDNGDSWKKFLGSVKSLGRIPSFHAWGDSLHFMKRAGKRTCPVHSE; encoded by the coding sequence ATGGATAATTTTATCTCCCTGCTGGAACAGGAAAACCTGAGTATCAACCAAATAGTCAGGATTCTCTCATGCAGTACCGATGAAGATATTGAGGCACTTCGGTTCCAGGCAGAAAAAGTTACTTTTAAAACAGTTTCCCCGGCCGTTTATTTTCGCGGGCTGATCGAACTGTCAAATATATGCAGTCTTGACTGCTACTACTGTGGAATCCGCAGGAGTAACAGAAATATCCGGCGGTACACATTAAGTCGTGATGAAGTGCTGCAGGCTGCCATGGAATGTATAGAAATGGGTTATGGGAGCATTGTGCTGCAGTCTGGCGAACGCACCGATGATGCGTTTGTCGACTACATCGTAGATCTTATTTGTGCTATCAAAACGCTCTCACGCTCTGAACGGCTCCCCGAAGGACTCGCAATTACTTTAAGTATTGGTGAACAGTCTGAAAAAGACCTCAAGCGTTTTTTTAAAGCGGGGGCGCACAGGTATCTATTGCGGATCGAGACAAGTGATCCTGATCTGTTCGCCAGAATCCATCCGGTAGATCAATCTTTCGAGAAGCGCCTCTCGTGCCTGCGTTCACTCCGGGAAATCGGATTCATGGTGGGAACCGGAGTTATGATTGGCCTGCCGGGTCAGACTCTTGAAATGCTTGCCCGGGATATTCTTTTTTTCAGAGATGAAAAAGTTGACATGATCGGAATGGGACCTTACATAGTACAACCCGATACACCTCTTGCAAATACCCATGTCTTCACAAAAGAGTTCCTGTTTCGTTTATCACTTAATATGATAGCCGTAACCCGTCTGATCTGCCCTGCTGTCAACATAGCATCGACAACTGCGCTTGAGACCCTGCATCCTGAAGGCAGACTGATGGGTATTGCACATGGGGCTAATGTGGTAATGCCATGCCACACCCCGCTCAGCAAAAGCTGCGATTATAATCTCTATAAAGGAAAATCGAGGCTGAACCGGGATAATGGTGATTCATGGAAGAAATTTCTTGGATCAGTTAAATCTCTGGGACGCATTCCTTCTTTTCACGCATGGGGCGATTCTCTCCATTTCATGAAGAGAGCCGGCAAACGAACTTGTCCTGTGCATTCGGAGTAA
- the hydF gene encoding [FeFe] hydrogenase H-cluster maturation GTPase HydF, translated as MQTSPKTFRLHIGLFGRRNAGKSSILNAVTSQNISIVSDIAGTTTDPVEKPMELLPLGPVQFIDTAGIDDEGLLGQKRIAKTRSVIDRTDLALLVVSCNLWNEFEEKLLDEILSRKIPVITVLNKTDLVPPDPDLVDLLQKKGCVAVSVSTQTGEGIDKLRHAIIESAPDNFVNRPVILADLVGPGECAVLVVPIDKEAPKGRLILPQVQSIRDLLDNQCISVVTGISNLPKILVNPGLKPKLVVTDSQAFKEVAQITPKNIALTSFSILFARFQGDLQTLANGAAAIDNLRPGDRILIAEACSHHPVEDDIGTVKIPRWLTEKVGGHLDFSFTRGHDFPDDPGKYKLIIHCGACMWNRRTMLSRIEKCSRAKVPITNYGLAIAKSLGILERALAPFPQVTTTTEPVV; from the coding sequence ATCCAGACATCGCCAAAAACATTCAGACTTCACATTGGGTTATTCGGGCGGAGAAATGCGGGGAAGTCCAGTATTCTCAATGCTGTTACCAGTCAGAACATCTCAATTGTTTCTGATATAGCAGGAACGACAACTGATCCTGTTGAAAAGCCCATGGAACTCCTTCCTCTCGGGCCGGTTCAGTTCATTGACACCGCAGGAATAGATGATGAAGGGCTCCTCGGTCAAAAGCGTATCGCAAAAACACGAAGTGTTATCGATCGCACCGACCTTGCATTACTGGTTGTCTCCTGCAATCTGTGGAATGAGTTCGAGGAGAAACTGCTGGATGAGATACTCAGCCGTAAAATCCCTGTTATTACGGTTTTGAATAAAACCGATCTGGTTCCACCCGACCCTGACCTTGTCGATCTCCTGCAAAAAAAAGGCTGTGTTGCAGTATCGGTTTCCACTCAAACCGGAGAGGGTATCGACAAGCTGCGTCATGCCATCATAGAATCAGCACCCGATAACTTTGTAAACCGTCCTGTGATTCTCGCCGATTTAGTGGGCCCTGGTGAGTGCGCTGTCCTGGTGGTACCTATTGACAAGGAAGCACCTAAAGGCAGACTGATTCTGCCGCAGGTACAAAGTATCAGGGATCTCCTGGATAATCAATGCATCTCTGTTGTAACCGGTATCTCCAATCTTCCAAAGATACTGGTCAACCCGGGTTTAAAGCCCAAACTTGTGGTAACTGATTCCCAGGCTTTCAAAGAAGTAGCACAGATCACTCCAAAAAATATAGCGCTGACCTCGTTTTCCATTCTCTTTGCCCGGTTTCAGGGTGATTTGCAGACACTGGCAAACGGAGCGGCTGCAATTGACAATCTCAGACCCGGCGACCGCATTCTTATAGCCGAAGCCTGTTCACATCATCCTGTAGAGGATGATATCGGAACTGTCAAAATCCCCAGATGGCTGACAGAAAAGGTTGGCGGCCATCTTGATTTTTCATTTACAAGAGGGCATGATTTTCCCGATGATCCCGGCAAATACAAACTGATCATACACTGTGGAGCCTGCATGTGGAACCGACGCACCATGCTCAGCAGGATTGAAAAGTGCTCGAGGGCAAAAGTTCCAATCACAAACTACGGCCTTGCAATTGCAAAGTCACTTGGTATCCTGGAACGAGCCCTTGCTCCGTTTCCACAGGTGACAACCACAACAGAACCGGTGGTCTGA
- the hydG gene encoding [FeFe] hydrogenase H-cluster radical SAM maturase HydG → MNSRPLTGTIDEEEIRMHLETAEPDPVHIREILARGRELCGLDSSEMALLAGVQDKALLEELFDAARTVKNKIYGRRIVLFAPLYVSNICRNECLYCGFRAGNREIVRKKLSLQEIADEVKILTAKGHKRLLLVAGENDSSTELKYITDVIETIYKTRTGKGEIRRVNVNIAPLSIEQFRELKKTGIGTYQIFQETYHRQTYKSMHLSGKKADYDWRLGAPARAMQAGIDDVGIGPLFGLYDWKFELLALMQHIRSLEQEFGVGPHTISVPRLEPASGSALSKDPPYKVSNIDFTKIVAILRLAVPYTGIIMSTRESPEIRNASLALGISQISAGSCTNPGGYSHCETGKADSQFSLSDHRELDEVIADISQMGYIPSFCTGCYRLGRTGNDFMDLARPGDIRMHCDPNAVSTFQEYLEDFASENTRTIGMKAIDMFCESMEPKARERALKMAAAVRAGKRDVYC, encoded by the coding sequence ATGAACAGCAGACCGCTTACAGGCACAATAGACGAAGAAGAAATCAGGATGCATCTTGAAACCGCAGAACCTGATCCGGTGCATATCCGTGAGATTCTCGCTCGCGGCAGGGAATTGTGCGGTCTCGATTCTTCCGAAATGGCTCTTCTTGCAGGAGTTCAGGACAAAGCTCTGCTCGAAGAACTCTTCGATGCTGCGCGAACTGTCAAGAATAAAATCTACGGCAGAAGAATCGTTCTGTTTGCACCTCTTTATGTCTCAAATATATGCAGAAACGAGTGCCTCTATTGCGGTTTCAGAGCTGGTAACCGGGAAATTGTCCGCAAAAAACTTTCCCTTCAGGAAATCGCGGATGAAGTGAAGATTCTGACTGCCAAAGGACACAAACGGCTTCTTCTTGTGGCAGGAGAAAATGACAGCAGTACAGAGCTGAAGTATATAACCGATGTAATAGAAACAATTTACAAGACCAGAACCGGCAAGGGAGAGATCCGTCGCGTAAATGTAAATATTGCACCTCTCTCGATTGAACAGTTTCGTGAACTTAAAAAAACAGGAATCGGGACATATCAGATTTTTCAGGAGACCTATCATCGTCAGACTTACAAATCGATGCACCTGTCCGGTAAAAAGGCCGATTATGACTGGCGGCTCGGTGCACCCGCACGCGCGATGCAGGCTGGGATTGATGATGTAGGTATAGGACCACTCTTTGGTCTTTACGACTGGAAATTTGAACTGCTTGCTCTTATGCAGCATATCAGGTCGCTTGAGCAGGAGTTCGGCGTTGGCCCGCATACTATCAGCGTTCCGCGTCTTGAGCCGGCATCGGGATCTGCTCTTTCGAAAGATCCACCGTACAAGGTATCCAATATTGACTTTACGAAAATTGTCGCAATCCTGCGGCTTGCAGTACCATATACAGGAATTATCATGTCGACCAGAGAGAGTCCGGAAATAAGAAATGCTTCACTGGCACTTGGCATTTCGCAGATATCGGCAGGGAGCTGTACGAATCCGGGTGGATACAGCCATTGTGAAACCGGAAAAGCTGATTCGCAGTTCAGTCTGTCGGATCACCGGGAACTCGATGAGGTAATCGCCGATATTTCACAGATGGGTTACATTCCTTCGTTCTGCACAGGATGCTACCGTTTGGGACGTACCGGTAATGATTTCATGGACCTGGCCAGACCCGGTGATATCCGGATGCATTGTGATCCGAATGCAGTCTCTACCTTTCAGGAGTACCTGGAGGATTTCGCGTCAGAAAATACCCGCACCATTGGCATGAAAGCGATAGATATGTTTTGTGAATCGATGGAGCCGAAGGCGCGAGAGCGTGCTTTAAAAATGGCAGCAGCAGTCCGGGCCGGGAAACGGGATGTTTACTGCTGA
- a CDS encoding SpoIIE family protein phosphatase, translating to MNGITEDILECVAEVGHFERRKNKQVVCGDTFLSIRVKEENRSICVLSDGLGSGVKASVLSTLTSTMAAYFTAGYRDIRKSAEIIMNTLPVCRERKISYATFTIIDIDGKGMARIIEYDNPACCIIRDGSLYKPDIIRIQGRAKGKRPYVLHYCSFLMQQNDRIVCYSDGVSQSGIGMDRFPLGWGEANVAQYIKETIKSMPEISARDLARQLVERSMQIDRSTALDDISCGVIYYRRPRELLIVSGPPYDPANDPVMAAAFEKHNGPKIICGGTTAKIIARELGKTIRLEPGLPFSTVPPTSSMEGATLVTEGIITLQRVADLLKSYTPPEECDKSPVREIVERMLDSDIITFIAGTRINDAYQDPSLPQEIALRRSILREIVHYLEIDHMKETRLRFI from the coding sequence ATGAACGGGATAACAGAAGACATTCTGGAATGTGTCGCGGAGGTCGGACACTTTGAACGTCGTAAAAACAAGCAGGTTGTTTGCGGCGATACCTTTTTATCGATACGGGTAAAAGAAGAGAACAGATCGATCTGCGTTCTTTCTGACGGATTGGGAAGCGGAGTGAAGGCAAGTGTACTTTCTACTCTCACTTCGACAATGGCGGCGTACTTCACTGCAGGATATCGTGATATCAGAAAATCTGCAGAGATTATAATGAATACCCTGCCTGTATGCCGGGAACGCAAGATAAGCTATGCTACATTTACGATAATTGACATTGACGGTAAAGGAATGGCGCGGATAATCGAATATGATAATCCAGCCTGCTGCATAATCCGTGATGGTAGTCTTTATAAACCGGATATCATACGGATACAGGGCAGAGCAAAAGGAAAACGTCCTTATGTTCTTCACTACTGTTCATTTCTTATGCAGCAAAACGACAGAATTGTTTGCTATTCTGATGGTGTTTCACAGTCTGGAATAGGAATGGACCGTTTCCCTCTCGGCTGGGGCGAAGCAAATGTGGCGCAGTATATAAAGGAGACAATAAAAAGCATGCCTGAGATCAGTGCCCGTGATCTCGCACGACAGTTAGTAGAAAGATCGATGCAGATTGACCGCAGTACCGCACTCGATGATATCTCCTGTGGTGTAATATATTATCGCCGGCCACGTGAACTGCTGATTGTCAGTGGGCCGCCCTACGATCCGGCAAACGATCCTGTAATGGCGGCTGCCTTTGAAAAACACAACGGGCCAAAAATTATCTGCGGAGGGACTACAGCGAAAATCATTGCACGAGAGCTGGGTAAGACAATACGTCTGGAACCAGGTCTGCCGTTCAGCACAGTGCCACCCACCTCGTCGATGGAAGGGGCTACTCTGGTGACCGAGGGCATTATTACCCTGCAACGTGTGGCAGACCTGCTGAAAAGTTATACACCTCCGGAGGAGTGTGATAAATCTCCAGTAAGAGAGATAGTCGAACGAATGCTTGACAGCGACATCATCACATTTATTGCGGGTACAAGAATTAATGACGCTTATCAGGATCCGTCTCTTCCGCAGGAAATCGCCTTACGACGCTCTATTCTGCGTGAAATAGTTCATTATCTGGAGATTGACCACATGAAAGAAACCAGGCTTCGATTTATCTGA
- a CDS encoding 4Fe-4S binding protein: MNKYMPIFTRQTECQDCYKCVRSCPVKAIKIEQGVASVMDEACIYCGTCVEVCPSNAKQVRNDRQRVIDLLNTGKRVIVSLAPSWVSEFPGLSRTAMAKAFKKLGFSGVSETALGAQEVAAHVAALLSENPDKCFISSACPVVVEYICKYHPEYSQNLTALSSPLLAHCAFLRKICGEDTEIVFVGPCIAKKLESDRSNRLLHTALTFTDIHEWFEECGIDIDQPGNSGGFIPEYAAEGGLYPIDGGMIACIKNQCTVTDNHFVSLSGMDSIISVMNTLNQIPAGRGMFLETLACSGGCINGPCTRDKMATVVKRLRVLDTISQTRSNGFPRKPAIRIDRQFLPCNPEQPVYAEHQIRSVLQRTGKNSEVDELNCGGCGYNSCRELAKAILNGRAETDMCITYMRQLAQKKANMLVKTMPSAVVIVDNNMRIIESNRNFARIAGKEAEQVFEVKEGMEGAVLDKVLPISHLFRRVFETGTEIVDLDVRVGAKILRCSLFVIEPQLIAGCILNDVTKPSMKKEEIIKGTRQVIKRNLTTVQKIARLLGENAAETEMTLTQIIDAFKAGNTGNQK, translated from the coding sequence ATGAACAAATACATGCCGATATTCACCAGACAGACAGAGTGTCAAGACTGTTACAAATGTGTCCGGAGCTGTCCTGTCAAGGCAATTAAAATCGAGCAGGGGGTTGCTTCGGTTATGGATGAGGCATGCATCTACTGCGGAACATGTGTTGAGGTATGTCCGTCAAATGCCAAGCAGGTCAGAAATGACAGGCAGCGTGTAATTGACCTTCTCAACACAGGTAAACGGGTAATAGTATCACTTGCACCCTCATGGGTAAGCGAGTTTCCAGGTTTAAGCCGTACTGCAATGGCAAAGGCCTTTAAAAAGCTGGGGTTTTCAGGTGTTTCTGAAACAGCACTGGGAGCACAGGAAGTCGCAGCACACGTCGCGGCACTCTTGTCGGAAAATCCGGATAAGTGCTTTATTTCTAGTGCATGCCCGGTTGTTGTGGAATATATCTGCAAATACCATCCTGAATATTCTCAGAACCTTACTGCACTCTCCTCGCCCCTGCTTGCGCATTGCGCTTTTCTGCGCAAAATATGTGGAGAGGATACAGAGATTGTGTTTGTCGGTCCATGTATTGCCAAAAAACTGGAATCTGACCGCTCAAACAGGCTGCTTCACACGGCATTGACCTTCACAGATATTCACGAGTGGTTTGAAGAGTGCGGAATTGACATCGACCAACCAGGAAACAGCGGTGGTTTTATTCCGGAATACGCCGCTGAGGGAGGACTGTACCCGATTGACGGCGGTATGATTGCCTGCATTAAAAATCAGTGTACAGTCACTGATAACCACTTTGTGAGCCTATCGGGTATGGATTCCATAATTTCTGTTATGAACACACTCAACCAAATCCCGGCGGGCCGGGGAATGTTTCTTGAAACTCTTGCCTGCTCCGGCGGCTGTATAAACGGCCCCTGTACACGGGACAAGATGGCTACGGTTGTAAAGCGGCTCCGGGTCCTGGACACCATTTCGCAAACCCGTAGTAATGGATTTCCACGCAAACCAGCCATCAGAATTGATCGTCAATTCCTTCCCTGTAATCCTGAACAGCCCGTTTACGCTGAACACCAGATCAGATCTGTGCTTCAGCGAACAGGAAAAAACAGTGAAGTCGACGAACTTAACTGCGGCGGCTGCGGTTACAACAGCTGCAGAGAACTTGCAAAGGCAATATTGAACGGGCGCGCAGAAACCGACATGTGTATCACTTACATGCGCCAGCTCGCACAGAAAAAAGCAAATATGCTTGTCAAGACGATGCCGTCTGCGGTAGTTATCGTTGACAACAACATGCGTATAATTGAGAGCAACCGCAATTTCGCACGAATCGCCGGCAAGGAAGCTGAGCAGGTATTCGAAGTAAAGGAAGGCATGGAGGGAGCGGTTTTAGACAAAGTACTTCCTATTTCGCATTTGTTCAGGAGAGTATTTGAAACCGGAACAGAAATTGTAGATCTTGATGTTCGGGTTGGGGCTAAAATCCTGCGATGTTCCCTTTTTGTCATTGAGCCCCAGCTTATAGCAGGATGCATTCTCAATGATGTCACAAAACCATCCATGAAAAAAGAGGAAATAATCAAAGGTACACGCCAGGTAATAAAACGCAACCTGACTACTGTTCAAAAAATCGCCCGACTCCTCGGTGAGAATGCCGCCGAAACAGAAATGACCTTAACGCAGATTATTGACGCTTTCAAAGCCGGTAATACAGGAAATCAGAAATGA
- a CDS encoding (2Fe-2S) ferredoxin domain-containing protein, which produces MISERHIAVKVCLGSSCYLRGGREILEALTTFISENKLEKVVELSGTLCEGRCSKGPVVSIGSQLHSGVKPLDAVELLKSQLQESIT; this is translated from the coding sequence ATGATTTCTGAAAGGCATATTGCAGTTAAAGTGTGCCTCGGAAGTTCCTGTTATCTCAGGGGAGGGCGGGAGATTCTCGAAGCCCTCACCACCTTTATATCGGAAAACAAACTGGAAAAAGTGGTTGAGCTCAGCGGGACACTTTGCGAGGGGCGCTGCTCCAAAGGCCCCGTTGTGTCAATTGGGTCTCAGCTCCATTCGGGTGTCAAACCCCTCGATGCGGTCGAATTGCTGAAGAGTCAACTCCAGGAGAGCATCACATGA